A DNA window from Trichomycterus rosablanca isolate fTriRos1 chromosome 9, fTriRos1.hap1, whole genome shotgun sequence contains the following coding sequences:
- the lrfn2b gene encoding leucine-rich repeat and fibronectin type-III domain-containing protein 2, translating to MDQVFWQLLVLVMAVEAVHACPKYCLCQNLSESLGTLCPSKGLLFVPPDIDRHTVELRLGGNFILRITQQDFANMTELVDLTLSRNSISSIQPFSFADLETLRSLHMDNNRLAELGPDDLHGLVNLQYLILNNNQLNRISERAFRDLAPAIEDLDLSYNNLQTVPWDSVRQMINLHQLTLDHNLLEYIPEGTFVDLERLARLDLTSNRLRKLPPDPVFARAQDSAHDTLQVSTPFAPQLSLNIGGNPLHCNCEMLWFRRLDRQNDLETCASPPALKGRYFWGIRKSEFTCEQPLITQHTHRLLVLEGQTASLKCEAVGDPTPMVHWVAPDDRLLGNSSRVVVYANGTLVITITTSKDFGTFTCIAANVAGESTASVELSIVQLPHMGNGTGQPRSRLSDITGSSRATPKGPAEKEKAVSVSEVTADSALVRWSVSKAAPKVKMFQLQYNCSNDEVLVYRMIPPSSKAFLVNNLVSGSRYDLCVLAAWDDSSTTLTATSIVGCTQFFTQDEYPQCHSLHGQLLGGTMILVVGGIIVATLLVFIVILMVRYKAGEGGAVPGPGHGDSLELPVSKLSDVGDAYSQSNDGRLGQNGGVLASPSNSKPNPKSDNPKVTLRDELVDFKCGSLQSSSSSVSSSSGSSVGSVGGLRSCSPNSALASIWRSAPLKPRPNLDHLLGAITSLELKSQTVSGSSYPSSLPPSDREPLLGRTSGSRFRRSHSFDAGDFAASISSVWTRRSLSINGMLLKDDATSSKGTLEGSEWVVESTV from the exons ATGGACCAGGTGTTCTGGCAGCTGCTGGTCCTGGTTATGGCCGTGGAAGCAGTTCATGCTTGTCCCAAATACTGCCTGTGCCAGAACCTGTCGGAGTCCCTGGGGACGCTGTGTCCCTCCAAGGGCCTTCTGTTCGTGCCGCCGGACATCGACCGGCACACGGTGGAGCTCCGCCTGGGCGGCAACTTCATCCTGCGGATCACGCAGCAGGACTTCGCCAACATGACGGAGCTGGTGGACCTGACCCTGTCGCGCAACAGCATCAGCTCCATCCAGCCGTTCTCCTTCGCTGACCTGGAGACCCTGCGCTCGCTGCACATGGACAACAACCGGCTGGCCGAGCTCGGACCCGACGACCTGCACGGCCTCGTCAACCTCCAGTACCTGATTCTGAACAACAACCAGCTGAACCGCATCTCCGAACGTGCCTTCCGCGACCTGGCGCCGGCCATCGAGGACCTGGACCTGTCCTACAACAACCTGCAGACGGTGCCCTGGGACTCCGTGCGCCAGATGATCAACCTGCACCAGCTCACCTTGGACCATAACTTGCTGGAATACATTCCGGAAGGAACCTTCGTAGATCTGGAGAGACTCGCCCGCCTGGACCTGACGTCCAACCGTCTCCGGAAGCTGCCGCCGGACCCGGTGTTCGCCCGGGCGCAGGACTCGGCGCACGACACGTTGCAGGTGTCGACGCCCTTCGCGCCGCAGCTGTCGCTGAACATCGGCGGTAATCCGTTGCACTGTAACTGCGAGATGCTCTGGTTTCGGCGGCTGGATCGCCAAAACGACTTGGAAACCTGCGCCTCCCCTCCGGCGCTGAAGGGGCGCTACTTCTGGGGCATCAGGAAGAGCGAGTTCACCTGCGAGCAGCCGCTGATTACCCAGCACACACACCGCCTGCTGGTTCTGGAGGGGCAGACGGCCAGCTTGAAGTGTGAGGCTGTCGGAGATCCGACCCCCATGGTCCACTGGGTCGCCCCTGATGACCGTCTGCTGGGCAACTCCTCCCGGGTCGTAGTGTACGCCAACGGCACCCTCGTGATCACCATCACCACCTCCAAAGACTTCGGGACCTTCACGTGTATCGCCGCGAACGTGGCCGGCGAATCCACGGCTTCCGTGGAGCTGTCGATCGTCCAGCTGCCCCACATGGGCAACGGAACCGGACAGCCCAGGTCTCGCCTCTCGGACATCACGGGAAGCTCGAGAGCCACGCCCAAGGGCCCGGCGGAAAAGGAGAAGGCGGTCTCGGTTTCCGAGGTGACCGCAGACTCCGCTCTCGTTAGGTGGTCCGTCAGCAAGGCGGCGCCCAAGGTGAAGATGTTCCAGCTGCAGTACAACTGCTCCAACGATGAAGTGCTCGTCTACAG GATGATCCCTCCCTCCAGTAAAGCCTTCCTGGTGAACAACTTGGTCTCTGGAAGCCGCTATGATTTGTGCGTCCTGGCGGCCTGGGACGACTCGTCCACCACGCTGACGGCCACCAGCATCGTGGGCTGCACCCAGTTCTTCACCCAGGACGAGTACCCACAATGCCATTCTCTGCACGGGCAGTTGCTAGGTGGCACCATGATCCTGGTGGTGGGGGGCATCATAGTCGCCACGTTGCTCGTCTTCATCGTCATCCTCATGGTGCGCTACAAGGCTGGAGAGGGCGGGGCCGTCCCTGGACCTGGACACGGCGACTCTCTGGAGCTTCCTGTCAGCAAGCTTAGTGACGTCGGCGACGCCTACTCACAGAGCAACGACGGGCGTCTGGGGCAGAACGGAGGCGTCCTCGCGTCCCCGTCGAACTCCAAACCCAACCCTAAATCTGACAATCCCAAGGTCACCCTGCGGGACGAGCTGGTGGACTTTAAGTGCGGCTCTCTGCAGAGCAGCTCCAGCTCCGTGTCCTCGTCCTCCGGTTCCTCGGTGGGTTCCGTCGGCGGTCTGCGCTCCTGCAGCCCCAACAGCGCTCTGGCCAGCATCTGGAGGTCGGCGCCTCTTAAACCGAGACCAAATCTGGACCATCTCCTGGGTGCCATCACGTCTTTGGAGCTTAAAAGCCAAACGGTCTCCGGCTCCTCGTATCCGTCCTCGCTGCCCCCGAGTGACCGGGAGCCTCTGTTAGGCAGGACCTCAGGCTCCAGGTTTAGACGGAGCCACTCGTTCGACGCCGGTGACTTTGCCGCGTCGATCAGCAGCGTCTGGACCAGACGGAGCCTCTCCATCAACGGCATGCTCCTCAAGGACGACGCTACGAGCAGCAAGGGAACTCTGGAGGGTTCAGAATGGGTGGTGGAGAGCACCGTGTAG